A region of Paenibacillus sp. JNUCC-31 DNA encodes the following proteins:
- a CDS encoding MmcQ/YjbR family DNA-binding protein — MKLDEIVEYCLSYPASYEDHPFGEGWTAIRHKGNEKIFALIFEKDDHLCVNLKCDPDRSDFLRNAFEEVKPGYHMSKEHWNTIILDGNLPEDDLHDMVKHSFDLTKPKRKVKK; from the coding sequence ATGAAACTAGACGAAATCGTAGAATACTGTTTGTCTTATCCAGCCTCATATGAGGATCATCCTTTTGGAGAGGGTTGGACAGCCATACGCCACAAAGGAAACGAGAAGATCTTTGCGTTAATATTTGAAAAAGATGATCATCTTTGCGTTAACTTGAAATGTGATCCTGATCGCTCTGATTTCCTTCGAAACGCATTTGAAGAAGTTAAGCCCGGATATCATATGAGTAAAGAACATTGGAATACAATCATCCTGGATGGAAACCTTCCAGAGGATGATCTTCACGATATGGTAAAACATAGTTTCGACCTGACGAAACCCAAACGTAAAGTGAAAAAATAA
- a CDS encoding DUF7010 family protein — protein sequence MSIVKLPKAAVFGAANGVMFMTFFGAVWASIGIIGSHGLGDPWSLVLSGIVTLILLGGAISLFGKARNMNHAATPEEIEQRRNINRKFGWVFGLEGLAIFIASVICNMINYFEVFFPIMAIIVGIHFFPLARLFREKFYYGTGITLCILGVITFFLPINATVSHVSLIVTSTFIGFSSALTLWVTGIRIWTAMVKQLKQL from the coding sequence ATGAGCATAGTAAAATTACCGAAAGCTGCGGTCTTTGGTGCTGCAAATGGTGTGATGTTCATGACTTTTTTTGGGGCTGTTTGGGCTTCCATTGGTATTATTGGTTCACATGGACTTGGAGATCCTTGGTCCCTTGTTCTTTCAGGTATTGTGACATTAATCTTACTAGGCGGAGCGATATCACTTTTTGGTAAAGCTCGTAATATGAACCATGCTGCAACACCAGAAGAGATAGAACAGAGGAGAAACATAAATCGAAAATTTGGTTGGGTCTTTGGTCTGGAAGGGCTTGCTATCTTTATTGCAAGTGTAATATGTAACATGATTAATTATTTTGAAGTTTTTTTTCCTATCATGGCAATCATTGTTGGTATCCACTTTTTTCCTTTAGCTCGATTGTTTCGAGAAAAGTTTTATTATGGTACAGGTATAACACTCTGTATTTTAGGCGTGATTACTTTCTTCTTACCAATAAATGCTACTGTTAGCCATGTATCCCTGATTGTGACATCTACTTTTATCGGTTTCAGTTCTGCTCTGACGCTATGGGTGACTGGTATAAGAATTTGGACTGCTATGGTTAAACAATTGAAACAATTATAA
- a CDS encoding carbohydrate-binding protein: protein MIHLTIEVQSKDGITLAEHTDTNHTHLVYEYPYQPGDSIVLRSSEANVYLYIQLDDAINPAFVYYSGQEYRLSIPFDEKKASYSPKSFTGKMHLLTARVAALHEITSYKNVAANAYDHHTNLSLYPHASANVETRGEAVFAARNAINGNTVTYSHGGWPFESWGINQRKDAEFTVHFGRLVEIDKIVLYLRADFPHDNYWEQVTLHFSDGSSQMASLVKSGKAQTILLEPKQVEWVKLSELIQSNDPALFPALTQFEAYGQEVQVTDDVT, encoded by the coding sequence ATGATTCATTTAACGATTGAAGTGCAAAGCAAAGATGGGATTACACTCGCCGAACATACGGATACGAACCATACCCATCTGGTATATGAATATCCATACCAACCGGGAGATTCGATTGTTCTGAGAAGCTCTGAGGCCAATGTTTATTTGTACATCCAGTTGGATGATGCTATAAATCCGGCATTTGTCTATTATTCCGGGCAGGAGTATCGCCTTAGCATCCCTTTTGATGAGAAGAAAGCCTCATACTCACCAAAGTCGTTTACAGGTAAGATGCATCTGCTGACTGCCAGAGTTGCAGCGCTCCATGAGATTACTTCTTACAAAAATGTTGCTGCCAATGCGTACGATCATCATACCAACCTCTCGTTGTACCCTCACGCTTCGGCCAATGTCGAAACTCGTGGTGAGGCAGTGTTTGCTGCCAGAAATGCGATTAACGGCAATACGGTAACGTATTCACATGGAGGTTGGCCATTTGAGTCATGGGGTATTAATCAGCGGAAAGACGCAGAATTTACCGTTCACTTTGGCCGCCTTGTGGAGATCGACAAGATTGTATTGTACCTGAGGGCTGATTTTCCACATGATAATTACTGGGAACAGGTTACCCTGCATTTTTCCGATGGCAGTTCTCAGATGGCATCTCTCGTGAAGTCAGGTAAAGCACAAACGATCCTGCTGGAGCCGAAGCAAGTGGAATGGGTAAAACTGAGTGAGTTGATTCAATCCAATGACCCGGCTCTGTTCCCTGCACTTACACAATTCGAGGCATATGGGCAAGAAGTGCAAGTGACTGATGATGTCACCTGA
- a CDS encoding IS110 family transposase: MLTIIQEEMAASLPEVKFVKSFPGIGTNRAATIVAEVGDV, from the coding sequence TTGCTAACGATAATCCAGGAGGAAATGGCGGCAAGCTTGCCCGAAGTCAAATTCGTGAAAAGCTTCCCGGGAATCGGAACGAATCGGGCCGCAACTATTGTAGCTGAAGTAGGTGATGTGTAA
- a CDS encoding golvesin C-terminal-like domain-containing protein, with the protein MLTIVIPFSLVEIRTAYAETLPYQTIIIDDGSITINDVVTPDAGNANNGFSAPYWTTSAGVKGYNNSSSKYTDAVGRSITWNPRLEAGTARISFYKLDWADKADSNVKIEIVHNGITDVMFMDLRPSSGPSAGWVDLGEYEFSGDDTEFVRLTRTQPTTGKIITRADAVKFEGNIQQQAPPLPPLRSRTLANLSYTEKGSIENAEYKATFYEAAWDGGKSIVRDMFYKNTDTGNWVPINTVAERLEEQWVLLDGNAGSLTNYYDTMNKRWITFDGITFPDNHTAVLTDSSHGSDYDFEVNWSMAGEKPDVSFAFTPRRNGNYVIGYQSFTTEIVSGINEVLSGFRSHAKMVGTVESTSLRELSAPMSLIEKNDGSGNPLTYGVFVASEELPVEFEPTGGVTKQRLGMSLVNNEGSVQPILYAPQLDTYSQMTAESTYQFHMGLIAQKGNLYESYADILRNEYGYSAYRENVSEQSLTDAMFNMIDLLKIEPQGDDSVDYVPSPSGWWSRAKGFIDIENEDSVRTSSNAVLLGAYYLTGDDQLYDTRALPSVQYGVSRNGIGWSPTKKTVYGVPSLWKMATLPFDVSSVAAVNQMMGTTAGIGAMAQEEYLMRDPDQKDRGPVIQPLMMYRMTGDAQYLQAAKDAADSYILQHIDTPASVNISKNEFIYYYSKLWMEILELYEETQDPKYLNAAYKEAKRYATMFVARPVPDGNVTIPQPETYNYAESFHWPESGKFQYPRLKLPEDIAGGVQADRSLVSPSGLTFEAGSTTGYYRMNAQEAPFMLRLSLYTGDKLLQDIAHNAVIGRYSSYPGYYYKGFAVSQLEPDFPLEGPSGATSIYYHHIPGQLGQTMDYLISEQSLKSNGSISFPSVFETNFLWFKYHLYGNKPGQFYGNSDVWLWMPKGIIQTNDPQLNWITGESGDKFYIGLSNVSSDEVQTSIELNEQIIGFNPAQDYTVTIIRDNGTPEQAVMSGGIIQATVSSKGITAIIVEGLHIDVPLHQVRTADTSDASYFFDTHSPIDAVKGMLIVKPDETVYDAYVQAKTTKPATIHYSLDGGATYTTIPDTIYPMEWSVRVNDLSQTFTYYVESEGKQTRKRTLYLPDQVTETPVQPDDGQDGSSIIVDNTEAETEGVWIRDTTANDYYYDNYVYAKSTASTATSKMKWRPELPESVTYSVYYKLPQITAATENWATNASFTVYYSGGSETVTVDETTANGTWVHLGDYPFAAGDSRYVELTNKANKSRVVADAIMWVDSNRIPQLESAVILSDRNELQMTQTAQLSVTGYLDNGLIGDLSQANVQYFVDRTDLAEVDSSGRLTLLNLDAGTDHIEVWATVTIDGVTLTTPSLSITIKDLTVIVDSTNTTGLYTTEGSWNQSNLAGYKIGVKSRYTTVQGSSATWKGQFPEGKYTVSIFKLVHTTANDNHVKVEVKHKTGTEVTYIDATVGSSGWVNLGTFDFTGDGSEYVRLTRETPTTVDPPTLPADMIYTRVDAVMFERHSDDSELLANEVPDEPTLSE; encoded by the coding sequence ATGTTGACGATAGTAATTCCTTTCAGCCTGGTCGAAATAAGGACCGCTTATGCGGAAACCTTACCGTATCAGACGATTATCATCGATGACGGGAGCATCACGATCAATGATGTTGTGACACCTGATGCGGGTAACGCGAATAACGGGTTCTCCGCTCCTTATTGGACCACAAGCGCAGGAGTGAAGGGATACAATAATTCCAGTTCCAAATATACGGATGCCGTAGGTAGAAGTATCACATGGAATCCACGCTTGGAAGCAGGGACGGCGAGAATATCATTCTATAAGCTTGATTGGGCAGATAAAGCAGATAGTAATGTAAAAATTGAGATTGTTCATAACGGGATTACAGATGTCATGTTTATGGATCTTAGACCTTCATCGGGTCCATCGGCCGGATGGGTGGATTTGGGGGAGTATGAATTCAGTGGTGATGATACCGAATTTGTCAGGCTGACTCGAACACAACCTACGACGGGCAAGATTATTACTCGGGCCGATGCAGTCAAGTTCGAAGGGAATATCCAGCAGCAAGCACCGCCATTACCCCCGCTGCGGAGCCGCACATTAGCTAATCTCAGTTACACGGAAAAAGGAAGCATCGAAAATGCAGAGTATAAGGCGACCTTCTATGAGGCAGCATGGGATGGGGGCAAATCCATCGTTCGTGACATGTTCTACAAGAACACGGACACGGGAAACTGGGTGCCGATCAATACTGTGGCGGAAAGACTTGAGGAGCAATGGGTTTTATTGGATGGGAATGCGGGGAGCCTAACCAATTACTACGATACGATGAACAAACGCTGGATTACATTCGACGGGATCACTTTTCCCGACAACCACACGGCGGTATTAACTGATTCCTCTCATGGCAGTGATTACGATTTTGAAGTGAACTGGTCCATGGCAGGGGAGAAACCAGATGTTTCCTTCGCCTTTACACCTCGTCGCAATGGCAATTATGTGATTGGATATCAGTCCTTCACAACAGAGATAGTCTCGGGCATCAATGAAGTGTTAAGTGGATTCAGGTCGCATGCAAAAATGGTAGGTACGGTGGAATCAACAAGCTTGAGGGAGCTGAGCGCCCCGATGAGTCTGATTGAGAAGAATGACGGTTCAGGGAATCCTTTGACATATGGGGTATTTGTAGCATCAGAAGAGCTTCCGGTTGAATTTGAACCGACGGGAGGCGTTACGAAACAACGGCTTGGCATGAGCCTTGTCAACAACGAAGGCAGCGTGCAGCCCATCCTGTATGCGCCTCAATTAGATACTTATTCGCAAATGACCGCGGAAAGCACCTATCAATTTCATATGGGTCTAATCGCTCAAAAAGGCAATCTGTATGAGTCCTACGCGGATATTCTTCGCAATGAGTACGGATATTCGGCATACCGGGAAAATGTCTCTGAACAATCGCTTACTGACGCGATGTTCAATATGATCGATCTGCTTAAGATAGAGCCGCAAGGGGATGACTCTGTTGATTATGTCCCGTCACCCAGCGGGTGGTGGAGCCGTGCCAAGGGCTTTATTGATATCGAAAACGAAGATAGCGTTCGAACAAGTTCGAATGCGGTTCTTCTGGGGGCTTACTATTTGACCGGGGATGACCAGCTTTACGATACGAGAGCATTGCCGTCCGTCCAATATGGCGTATCGCGAAATGGTATCGGATGGTCGCCGACGAAGAAGACCGTGTACGGCGTGCCTTCGTTATGGAAAATGGCCACCCTGCCGTTCGATGTTTCAAGCGTAGCCGCTGTGAATCAGATGATGGGCACTACGGCAGGAATTGGGGCGATGGCACAGGAAGAGTACCTTATGCGTGATCCTGACCAGAAAGACAGGGGTCCTGTCATTCAGCCTCTGATGATGTATCGTATGACAGGAGATGCGCAGTATTTGCAGGCTGCCAAGGATGCAGCCGACAGCTATATCCTGCAGCATATCGATACGCCTGCATCCGTGAATATAAGTAAAAATGAGTTCATTTATTATTATAGCAAACTGTGGATGGAGATCTTGGAGCTTTACGAGGAAACGCAGGATCCCAAATACTTGAATGCCGCTTATAAGGAAGCCAAAAGGTATGCCACCATGTTTGTTGCTCGTCCGGTTCCTGACGGTAATGTTACGATTCCGCAGCCCGAGACATATAATTACGCGGAGTCGTTCCATTGGCCGGAGAGCGGTAAATTTCAATATCCTAGGCTCAAGCTTCCAGAAGATATAGCCGGAGGCGTTCAAGCGGATCGCTCGCTTGTTTCACCGAGCGGATTGACGTTTGAAGCAGGAAGTACAACCGGCTATTATCGGATGAATGCCCAGGAAGCTCCATTCATGCTGAGATTGTCGCTCTATACAGGGGATAAACTGCTGCAGGATATTGCTCATAATGCGGTTATTGGTCGATATTCCAGTTATCCAGGTTATTACTATAAAGGCTTCGCCGTTAGCCAACTTGAACCGGACTTTCCTCTGGAAGGCCCAAGCGGGGCTACATCCATCTATTATCATCATATCCCGGGGCAGCTCGGGCAAACGATGGATTATTTGATCAGCGAACAATCATTGAAGTCGAATGGGAGTATTTCATTTCCTTCCGTATTCGAAACGAATTTTTTATGGTTCAAATATCACCTCTATGGGAATAAACCAGGCCAATTTTATGGTAATTCCGACGTTTGGCTCTGGATGCCCAAAGGAATTATCCAGACAAACGATCCTCAATTGAACTGGATAACAGGAGAGAGCGGAGATAAATTCTACATCGGATTAAGCAACGTATCGTCAGATGAAGTTCAGACTTCAATCGAATTGAATGAACAAATCATTGGGTTCAACCCGGCACAAGATTATACCGTAACGATCATCCGCGATAATGGCACACCAGAACAAGCGGTTATGAGTGGCGGAATCATCCAAGCCACGGTTTCAAGCAAGGGCATCACCGCTATCATTGTAGAAGGACTCCACATTGATGTGCCGCTGCATCAGGTCAGAACTGCGGATACATCGGATGCTAGCTATTTCTTCGATACCCACAGTCCAATCGATGCGGTTAAAGGCATGTTGATCGTTAAGCCCGACGAAACGGTTTATGATGCTTATGTGCAGGCCAAAACGACAAAACCAGCGACAATCCATTATTCCTTGGATGGCGGAGCTACGTATACGACCATCCCGGATACGATCTATCCGATGGAATGGTCGGTACGGGTGAACGATTTATCCCAAACCTTCACGTATTATGTGGAATCGGAAGGGAAACAGACCCGCAAGCGTACACTCTATCTGCCTGATCAGGTAACGGAAACTCCAGTCCAACCCGATGATGGGCAGGATGGTTCATCTATCATTGTAGATAATACGGAGGCGGAGACAGAAGGGGTTTGGATAAGGGATACGACGGCTAACGACTATTACTATGATAACTATGTGTATGCCAAATCGACAGCCAGCACAGCGACAAGCAAAATGAAATGGCGGCCGGAGCTGCCGGAAAGTGTTACTTACAGTGTGTATTACAAGCTTCCGCAGATAACGGCTGCGACTGAAAATTGGGCAACGAATGCCTCATTTACCGTTTATTATAGCGGGGGCTCCGAGACAGTTACCGTTGATGAGACAACGGCCAATGGTACTTGGGTACACCTAGGTGACTATCCTTTTGCTGCAGGCGATAGTCGCTACGTGGAACTAACCAATAAGGCCAACAAGTCAAGGGTAGTAGCCGATGCGATCATGTGGGTGGATTCGAACAGGATACCGCAATTGGAATCGGCGGTGATCCTGTCCGATCGGAACGAGTTGCAAATGACTCAAACCGCACAACTGAGCGTAACCGGCTATTTGGATAACGGTTTGATCGGTGATCTGTCACAGGCCAATGTGCAGTATTTCGTTGACCGTACGGATCTGGCTGAAGTGGATAGCAGCGGTAGGTTAACCCTTCTAAATCTCGATGCGGGAACGGATCACATTGAGGTATGGGCCACGGTCACGATTGACGGGGTGACCTTAACAACTCCTTCTTTGTCCATAACGATCAAGGACCTAACGGTTATCGTCGACAGTACAAATACAACGGGGTTGTACACGACAGAAGGGTCTTGGAACCAAAGCAATCTAGCTGGATACAAAATTGGGGTTAAGTCGCGTTACACTACAGTACAAGGATCATCAGCAACGTGGAAAGGCCAGTTTCCGGAGGGGAAATATACGGTCTCCATCTTCAAGCTCGTCCATACGACGGCAAACGATAATCATGTCAAAGTGGAAGTGAAGCATAAGACGGGTACCGAGGTCACGTATATCGATGCAACGGTCGGCTCATCAGGTTGGGTTAATCTGGGCACGTTCGACTTTACGGGAGACGGCAGTGAGTATGTTCGTTTAACCAGGGAGACTCCTACAACGGTAGACCCGCCAACGCTTCCTGCCGATATGATCTATACAAGGGTTGATGCAGTTATGTTCGAACGTCATTCCGATGATTCAGAGCTGCTTGCAAATGAGGTGCCAGATGAACCGACACTTTCTGAATAA
- a CDS encoding AraC family transcriptional regulator — MALGFEAVPFHGQPVVWTDRHVTSKPNIEFYHWHQCCELLIVFGGTGIVVMNNQTYDIRRGMLFVFQPFEIHKVYAKITDDCVYERAVIHLNHTVIDQYLSGFPRRREWFDRLCYANDRERAFDFGDHWQLFVQCVEDYERIAHTDRGASQEEITVFMLRLLSAMEKLVSPADTVSPLPRRKEEYSEMMMHWVETHYMESDVLNKLANELHLTRSYVSRLFKKETGSNLSEYLIAKRIKVAAHLLETTSLSVETISNRVGFQNVSHFISSFKKTHCNTPLKYRLNTKQDNHEIVAHQE, encoded by the coding sequence ATGGCTCTCGGTTTTGAAGCTGTTCCTTTTCATGGACAACCTGTAGTATGGACGGACCGTCATGTTACAAGTAAACCGAACATTGAGTTCTATCATTGGCATCAATGCTGCGAATTGTTAATTGTGTTTGGGGGTACGGGCATTGTCGTGATGAATAACCAGACTTATGACATCAGGAGAGGCATGCTGTTTGTGTTTCAACCCTTTGAGATTCATAAAGTGTATGCGAAGATTACGGACGATTGCGTTTACGAAAGAGCGGTGATTCATTTGAATCATACGGTTATTGATCAGTATTTGAGTGGTTTCCCACGTCGGCGCGAGTGGTTTGACCGTTTATGTTATGCCAATGATCGTGAGCGTGCATTTGATTTCGGGGATCATTGGCAGCTTTTTGTCCAATGTGTGGAGGATTATGAGCGAATCGCACATACGGATCGCGGGGCTTCGCAGGAGGAAATTACCGTGTTTATGCTTCGGCTGCTCAGTGCGATGGAAAAACTTGTTTCACCAGCGGATACTGTCTCCCCATTGCCACGGCGCAAGGAAGAGTATTCGGAAATGATGATGCACTGGGTTGAGACTCATTATATGGAGTCTGATGTTTTGAACAAGCTGGCTAATGAACTTCATCTGACCAGATCCTATGTGTCGCGTCTGTTCAAAAAAGAAACTGGCAGCAATCTGAGCGAGTATCTCATCGCCAAGCGGATAAAAGTTGCGGCTCACTTGCTTGAGACAACATCGCTGTCTGTCGAAACCATTAGCAATCGAGTCGGTTTTCAGAATGTTTCCCATTTTATCTCCAGCTTCAAAAAGACCCATTGTAATACACCTTTGAAGTACAGGTTGAATACCAAGCAAGACAACCATGAAATTGTCGCTCATCAAGAGTGA
- a CDS encoding FAD-dependent oxidoreductase gives MELMKADVTVVGGGIAGICAAIAAARQGLQVSLINDRPVLGGNASSEVRVHINGSAYLGNSPSYYAREGGVVEELKLKIFHYNPLYNKKLMLSLSDTVLLDMVYDEPNISLFLNTCVHETGMENGRIKWVEGLQLASERKFRFESPTYIDCSGDGIVGYQAGAHFRWGREAKHEYNEELAPEVADHYTMGDTILFQARDVNYPVPYKRPGFAYDITKLAFFDSIRKGLNHRSFPRKINGLGGLWWLEYGGHMDIIKNNEEIALELRKLVYGIWDYIKNSGEFDDVDNLILDYVCPIPGKRESRRFIGEHMLSQNDLTTKPHFEDAVSVGGWYMDLHANKGIYDEGPATAWNFVPGLYNIPFRSLFSRNIPNLMFAGRNISATHVAFGSTRVMATCGCMGQAVGTAAALCLKYEADPATIVKAHMGELQAQLLRDGQTIVGLQEQLDPYFADGLTIRASSQRSYEHLHPTEEISLDKALCLVLPIQTSVAESVRIKIKNRSEQSENLQVKLFGGERKENYIPTSELKEYHLVISAGHDDWITLDLGCEKPADDKIYIVLEGPGSLAVHGNEEKLTGAVSFLYKPEEPSRLKKFNRSICFKDLNPSQDMYNPANAVNGYSRPYGLPNSWISERSEGQEWLEFGFASPKNLDEIHLVFNSQLNLEHFDDPIEPLIQDYDVTLTLEDGTESQMNIRGNYLSLNKHLVHAKGVTRIRLDFSATYGSPYYEVFAVKFFASKNAK, from the coding sequence ATGGAGCTTATGAAAGCAGATGTAACCGTCGTAGGCGGAGGTATTGCTGGGATATGCGCTGCCATTGCTGCCGCACGCCAAGGGCTGCAAGTTTCACTTATTAATGATCGGCCGGTCCTTGGGGGAAATGCGAGCAGCGAGGTCAGGGTTCATATCAACGGGTCGGCATATCTCGGAAACAGTCCATCCTATTATGCACGCGAGGGGGGGGTGGTGGAAGAACTCAAGCTGAAGATCTTTCATTATAATCCGTTATATAACAAGAAGCTTATGCTCTCGCTCTCGGATACGGTCTTGCTCGACATGGTTTATGATGAGCCTAACATTTCTCTATTCCTGAATACATGCGTGCATGAAACAGGCATGGAGAACGGCAGAATTAAATGGGTGGAAGGCCTTCAATTGGCTTCCGAAAGAAAATTTCGTTTTGAAAGCCCAACCTACATCGATTGCTCCGGCGATGGAATTGTTGGATACCAAGCAGGGGCTCACTTCCGATGGGGAAGAGAGGCGAAGCATGAATACAACGAGGAGTTAGCTCCTGAAGTGGCGGATCATTATACCATGGGTGATACGATTCTGTTTCAAGCCCGTGACGTAAACTATCCCGTTCCATACAAAAGACCAGGCTTTGCATATGACATTACGAAGTTGGCCTTTTTCGATAGTATCAGAAAAGGCTTAAACCATCGGTCTTTTCCAAGGAAAATCAACGGGCTTGGCGGATTATGGTGGCTGGAATACGGCGGACATATGGATATTATCAAGAATAATGAAGAGATCGCATTGGAACTGCGAAAATTGGTTTATGGAATATGGGATTATATCAAAAATAGTGGCGAGTTTGATGATGTGGACAATCTCATCTTGGATTATGTATGCCCGATTCCGGGAAAGCGGGAGTCGAGGCGGTTTATAGGGGAGCACATGCTGTCTCAGAACGATCTTACAACAAAGCCCCATTTCGAAGATGCGGTATCTGTCGGAGGCTGGTATATGGATCTGCATGCGAATAAAGGCATTTACGATGAGGGGCCGGCTACAGCCTGGAATTTCGTGCCGGGATTGTATAATATCCCTTTCCGCAGCTTATTTTCACGCAATATTCCTAATCTGATGTTCGCTGGCCGTAATATAAGCGCTACCCATGTGGCTTTTGGATCGACAAGGGTCATGGCAACTTGCGGTTGTATGGGGCAGGCGGTAGGAACGGCTGCTGCGTTATGCTTGAAATACGAGGCAGACCCCGCGACCATCGTCAAAGCCCATATGGGTGAGCTTCAGGCGCAGCTGCTTCGAGACGGGCAAACGATTGTAGGGCTTCAAGAGCAGTTGGATCCTTATTTCGCTGACGGATTGACGATTCGTGCCTCGTCTCAGCGAAGCTATGAACATCTTCATCCAACCGAAGAGATATCCTTGGACAAAGCGTTATGTTTGGTCTTGCCGATTCAGACATCTGTGGCTGAAAGCGTGCGAATTAAAATTAAAAACAGGTCCGAGCAATCGGAGAATTTGCAAGTGAAGCTGTTTGGAGGGGAGCGCAAGGAAAACTATATTCCCACCAGCGAGCTGAAAGAGTACCACTTGGTTATTTCAGCGGGTCACGATGACTGGATTACACTGGACCTGGGCTGCGAGAAACCGGCTGATGACAAAATCTATATTGTTTTGGAAGGCCCGGGGAGCCTTGCCGTACACGGAAATGAAGAGAAGTTGACAGGAGCGGTCAGCTTCCTTTATAAACCGGAAGAGCCGTCCAGGCTGAAGAAATTCAATAGGAGCATTTGCTTCAAAGATCTGAACCCATCCCAGGATATGTATAATCCCGCGAATGCCGTTAACGGATACTCCAGACCTTATGGTCTGCCAAACAGCTGGATTTCTGAACGTTCGGAAGGACAGGAATGGTTGGAATTTGGTTTTGCAAGCCCCAAGAATCTGGATGAAATCCATCTTGTTTTCAATTCGCAGCTGAATTTGGAGCATTTCGACGATCCGATCGAACCCTTGATTCAAGATTATGATGTGACCTTAACCTTAGAAGACGGAACTGAGAGTCAAATGAATATCCGTGGGAATTATCTTTCATTGAATAAACATCTAGTGCATGCAAAAGGGGTAACTCGAATTCGGCTTGATTTCAGTGCTACGTATGGTTCTCCTTATTATGAAGTGTTTGCTGTAAAATTTTTTGCTTCTAAAAACGCTAAGTGA
- a CDS encoding SGNH/GDSL hydrolase family protein, with protein MENGETVTIVYFGGSNTRSKGYRVMTAEWLRGQYPNADIHTVNAGIDGTGSDLGCARLETDVLSHQPDLVFVEFVGNDGGVPESKARIEGIVRQIRKRSRFTDILFVYTVKERDLTSFQSGKYQKGALMQEEVADYYGIPSIHLGVAVCQLVSDGKLIFTSREDVSIPGAVIFTHDSIHPTIPEGHQIYTDTITRSFEKIRELRDHVGKVEQHLPQEPLILANPWEYATMLPLDIFTHFSSGWTYMTPDDFPLVREYDWLFPGLWRAVDPGETITVEFEGTHIGLFDIGGPDSGRLKVTVDGGEPFLIDRFTPYNDHNRNQYVFLPELPNGKHTVRFEIDNKKTDKAAVFEASGNERSMEHVRQHPAWYDQTVIQLGKLLLVQPPL; from the coding sequence TTGGAAAATGGGGAAACTGTAACTATTGTCTATTTCGGCGGCAGTAATACGCGTTCTAAAGGATACAGAGTTATGACGGCAGAATGGCTTCGAGGGCAATATCCCAATGCGGATATCCACACTGTTAATGCAGGCATTGATGGGACAGGATCGGACCTCGGCTGCGCCCGTTTGGAGACAGATGTACTGAGTCATCAGCCTGATCTCGTATTTGTTGAATTTGTTGGAAACGATGGGGGAGTTCCTGAATCCAAGGCGCGAATCGAAGGAATTGTCCGACAGATCCGCAAGCGGAGCCGTTTTACCGATATTCTGTTCGTATATACGGTTAAGGAGCGGGATTTGACCTCATTTCAATCCGGCAAATACCAGAAGGGAGCTCTTATGCAAGAGGAAGTCGCCGACTATTACGGCATTCCTTCGATTCATCTGGGTGTAGCGGTCTGTCAATTGGTTTCAGATGGAAAGCTTATTTTTACTTCAAGGGAAGACGTGTCCATTCCCGGAGCCGTTATTTTCACACATGATTCCATCCATCCAACGATTCCCGAAGGACATCAGATTTACACAGATACAATCACCCGGTCGTTTGAGAAAATCAGAGAACTTCGAGATCACGTGGGAAAGGTCGAACAACACTTGCCACAGGAACCTTTGATCCTGGCCAATCCTTGGGAGTATGCAACCATGCTGCCACTGGATATTTTTACTCATTTTTCCTCAGGGTGGACTTACATGACCCCAGATGATTTTCCTTTAGTGCGCGAGTACGATTGGTTGTTCCCCGGTCTATGGCGAGCAGTCGATCCCGGAGAGACGATCACAGTGGAGTTTGAGGGAACCCACATCGGATTATTCGATATCGGGGGGCCGGATTCAGGCAGATTGAAGGTAACGGTGGATGGAGGGGAGCCCTTTCTTATCGATCGATTCACACCTTATAACGATCATAATCGTAATCAGTATGTTTTCTTACCGGAGCTACCGAACGGGAAACATACGGTTCGCTTCGAAATCGATAACAAGAAGACAGACAAAGCGGCCGTGTTTGAGGCAAGTGGCAATGAGAGAAGTATGGAACATGTTCGGCAACATCCCGCTTGGTATGATCAAACGGTCATCCAGCTTGGAAAGTTGCTGCTGGTGCAGCCTCCATTATAA